The following coding sequences are from one Kogia breviceps isolate mKogBre1 chromosome X, mKogBre1 haplotype 1, whole genome shotgun sequence window:
- the SRPX2 gene encoding sushi repeat-containing protein SRPX2 yields the protein MAVQLTRRGALSLLLFLTPAVMPTWYAGSGYYPDESYNEVYAEEVPQAPALDYRVPRWCYTLNIQDGEATCYSPRGGNYHSSLGTRCELSCDRGFRLIGRRSVQCLPSRRWSGTAYCRQMRCHALPFITSGTYTCTNGVLLDSRCDYSCSSGYHLEGDRSRICMEDGRWSGGEPVCVDIDPPKIRCPHSREKMAEPEKLTARVYWDPPLVKDSADGTITRVTLRGPEPGSHFPEGEHVIRYTAYDRAYNRASCKFIVKVQVRRCPTLKPPQHGYLTCTSAGDNYGATCEYHCDGGYERQGTPSRVCQSSRQWSGSPPICAPMKINVNVNSAAGLLDQFYEKRRLLIISAPDPSNRYYKMQISMLQQSICGLDLRHVTIIELVGQPPQEVGRIRDQQLSASIIEELRQFQHLTRSYFNMVLIDKQGIDRERYMEPVTPEEIFTFIDDYLLSNQELTQRQMQRDICE from the exons GTTCAGGCTACTACCCAGATGAAAGCTACAATGAAGTATACGCTGAAGAGGTCCCACAGGCCCCTGCCCTAGACTACCGAG TCCCCCGATGGTGTTATACATTAAATATCCAGGATGGAGAAGCCACATGCTACTCACCGAGAGGAGGAAATTATCACAGCAGCCTGGGCACTCGCTGTGAGCTCTCCTGTGACCGGGGCTTTCGACTGATTGGACGGAGGTCGGTGCAATGCCTGCCAAGCCGCCGTTGGTCTGGAACTGCCTACTGCAGGC AGATGAGATGCCATGCATTGCCATTCATCACGAGTGGCACCTACACATGCACCAATGGGGTGCTTCTTGACTCTCGCTGTGACTACAGCTGTTCCAGTGGCTACCACCTAGAAGGTGACCGCAGCCGAATCTGCATGGAAGATGGGCGATGGAGTGGAGGCGAGCCCGTATGTGTAG ACATAGATCCCCCCAAGATCCGCTGTCCCCACTCCCGTGAGAAGATGGCAGAGCCAGAAAAACTGACTGCTCGAGTATACTGGGACCCACCCCTGGTGAAAGATTCTGCTGATGGCACCATCACCAG GGTGACACTTCGGGGCCCTGAGCCTGGCTCTCACTTTCCCGAAGGAGAGCACGTCATTCGTTATACTGCCTACGACCGAGCCTACAACCGGGCCAGCTGCAAGTTCATTGTAAAAGTACAAG TGAGACGCTGCCCAACTCTGAAACCACCACAGCATGGCTACCTCACCTGCACCTCAGCGGGGGACAACTATGGTGCCACCTGTGAATACCACTGTGATGGAGGGTATGAGCGCCAAGGGACCCCCTCCCGGGTGTGCCAGTCCAGCCGCCAGTGGTCAGGATCACCACCTATCTGTGCTC CTATGAAGATTAATGTCAATGTCAACTCGGCTGCTGGCCTTCTGGATCAGTTCTATGAGAAACGGCGACTCCTCATCATCTCGGCTCCTGATCCCTCCAACCGATATTATAAAATGCAGATCTCTATGCTACAG CAATCCATCTGCGGACTGGATCTGCGGCACGTGACCATAATTGAGCTGGTGGGGCAGCCACCTCAGGAAGTGGGGCGCATCCGGGATCAACAGCTGTCAGCCAGCATCATCGAGGAGCTCAG ACAATTTCAGCACCTCACTCGCTCCTACTTCAACATGGTGTTGATTGACAAGCAGGGAATTGACCGGGAACGCTACATGGAACCTGTCACTCCCGAGGAAATCTTCACGTTCATTGATGACTATCTACTGAGCAACCAGGAGCTGACCCAGCGCCAGATGCAAAGGGACATATGCGAGTGA